A single window of Marinobacter sp. LA51 DNA harbors:
- a CDS encoding ABC transporter ATP-binding protein yields the protein MHETAPVIDCRQVTRTYSEGPEKLTIFSDISLQVVAGETVAIVGSSGAGKTTLLNLLGGLDRPSSGQISICGNDIHRLSEAGRARFRNKHLGFVYQFHHLLPEFPALENVMMPCVLGGMAVSAAKEKAEGFLAQVGLAERLAHKPGELSGGERQRVAIARALVNEPQCVLLDEPTGNLDEHTGEGVRKLIESLRDELGISFVMVTHDMKMARSLGRVLRLEQGRLVQEV from the coding sequence ATGCACGAAACAGCGCCGGTTATCGATTGTCGTCAGGTTACCCGCACCTACAGCGAGGGGCCGGAAAAGCTGACAATCTTCTCGGACATTTCGCTGCAGGTGGTGGCTGGAGAGACGGTGGCCATAGTGGGTAGCAGTGGTGCCGGAAAAACCACCCTGCTGAACCTGCTCGGTGGCCTGGACCGGCCGTCCTCGGGCCAAATTTCAATCTGCGGGAACGATATTCACCGGCTGTCGGAGGCCGGGCGGGCCCGGTTCCGCAACAAGCACCTCGGGTTTGTCTATCAGTTCCATCACCTGCTGCCCGAGTTTCCGGCACTGGAAAACGTGATGATGCCGTGCGTGCTGGGTGGTATGGCCGTTAGCGCTGCCAAGGAAAAGGCGGAGGGTTTTCTGGCCCAAGTGGGACTGGCGGAGAGGCTTGCCCACAAACCTGGTGAGTTGTCTGGCGGTGAGCGTCAGCGTGTGGCTATCGCCCGCGCCCTGGTGAATGAGCCCCAGTGCGTGCTGTTGGATGAGCCGACCGGCAACCTTGACGAGCATACTGGAGAAGGCGTACGCAAACTGATCGAGTCGCTTCGGGATGAACTGGGCATCTCGTTCGTAATGGTTACTCACGACATGAAGATGGCACGAAGCCTGGGGCGGGTCTTGCGTCTGGAGCAGGGGCGGCTGGTTCAGGAGGTTTGA
- a CDS encoding lipoprotein-releasing ABC transporter permease subunit, whose protein sequence is MFRPLSFYIGLRYTAAKRRNHFISFISLTSMIGLMLGVAVLIIVLSVMNGFDRELKQRILGMVPHAVIEGSGPLQDWESIDEQVQQHPRVLAAAPFIQGQGMVTGGGNVRGVLLNGVLPEQEKTVSIIERHMVDGSLHDLKSGEFGIIIGRLMAASLRLKLGDKVTVVLPEASVTPAGVLPRLKRFTVKGVFSVGAELDGNYTLIHMDDASKLMRTGGKALGVRLLVDDLFAAPKVAEQAARSLPGRYYISDWTRTHGNLFQAIRMEKTMIGLLLMFIVAVAAFNIVSTLVMVVTDKTADIAILRTMGATPGRIMRIFMVQGAVIGVFGTLIGTALGIVGALNISAFISWLEGALGHQFLSADVYFISYLPSQLQWQDVFIISGAGLAMSLLATIYPAWRASRVDPAEALRYE, encoded by the coding sequence ATGTTTAGACCTTTATCGTTTTATATCGGCTTGCGTTACACAGCGGCCAAACGTCGAAATCACTTTATTTCCTTTATATCACTGACCTCCATGATCGGGCTGATGCTGGGTGTGGCGGTGTTGATCATCGTTCTGTCGGTGATGAACGGCTTTGACCGGGAGCTCAAGCAACGCATCCTCGGAATGGTTCCTCATGCCGTCATTGAAGGCTCCGGCCCGCTGCAGGACTGGGAATCGATCGATGAGCAGGTTCAACAGCATCCACGGGTTTTGGCGGCGGCGCCGTTTATTCAGGGGCAGGGCATGGTGACCGGTGGCGGCAACGTTCGCGGGGTGCTGCTGAATGGCGTCCTGCCGGAGCAGGAAAAAACAGTATCGATTATCGAACGGCACATGGTCGATGGCAGTCTGCACGACCTCAAATCCGGTGAGTTCGGCATTATTATCGGCCGACTGATGGCTGCCAGCTTGCGCCTGAAATTGGGCGACAAGGTTACGGTGGTGCTGCCCGAGGCCTCGGTAACGCCAGCCGGTGTTTTGCCGAGGTTGAAGCGGTTCACTGTGAAGGGGGTGTTTAGCGTTGGCGCTGAACTTGACGGGAATTACACCCTGATCCACATGGACGATGCCTCCAAGCTAATGCGCACCGGTGGTAAGGCGCTGGGCGTTCGACTGCTGGTGGATGACCTGTTCGCAGCGCCCAAGGTGGCGGAGCAGGCCGCCCGTTCGCTCCCGGGCCGGTACTACATCTCCGACTGGACTCGTACTCATGGCAACCTGTTCCAGGCTATTCGCATGGAGAAGACCATGATTGGTCTGCTGTTGATGTTCATCGTCGCGGTTGCCGCCTTCAACATTGTCTCGACCCTGGTTATGGTGGTGACCGATAAAACCGCGGATATAGCAATTCTTAGAACCATGGGCGCCACACCCGGGCGAATCATGCGTATTTTCATGGTGCAGGGCGCCGTAATCGGCGTGTTCGGCACGCTCATCGGTACTGCCTTGGGGATCGTCGGCGCGCTTAACATCAGTGCCTTTATCTCCTGGCTGGAGGGGGCGTTGGGGCACCAGTTCCTGAGTGCCGATGTTTACTTCATTAGTTATCTGCCGTCCCAGCTGCAATGGCAGGACGTGTTTATCATCAGCGGTGCCGGCCTTGCCATGAGTCTGCTGGCGACCATCTATCCCGCGTGGCGGGCTTCCCGGGTTGATCCGGCAGAGGCGCTGCGTTATGAGTAA
- a CDS encoding PilZ domain-containing protein: MTSPNNPSDPAEQSLERRDYFRIEDRIGLEIRKLSPMANPDEQAFGDDHLESLKAEYRRLDQDVRSQLASLAERDRLLTGLIKSLNGKLDTLARIMAFEQNPLQPEDWQEVTLSEGGLAFSAAPETFRTGDLLTLRMTLPPELFQPRAVAEIILTHPDNAGGVRIHSQFVNIHDSDRQQIARHVMRWQIRQRKKE; encoded by the coding sequence ATGACATCACCCAACAACCCCAGCGATCCAGCCGAGCAAAGCCTGGAACGTCGAGATTACTTCCGCATTGAGGACCGGATCGGTCTCGAAATCCGAAAGCTCTCGCCGATGGCGAACCCTGACGAACAAGCGTTTGGCGACGATCACCTGGAAAGCCTGAAGGCCGAGTACCGGCGACTGGACCAGGATGTCAGATCCCAGCTTGCCAGCCTCGCCGAGCGGGACCGCCTGCTCACCGGGCTAATTAAGTCCCTGAATGGCAAGCTCGATACGCTCGCGCGCATTATGGCCTTTGAGCAAAATCCGTTGCAACCGGAAGACTGGCAGGAAGTTACGCTTAGCGAGGGCGGACTCGCCTTCAGCGCCGCCCCGGAAACCTTCCGGACTGGTGACTTGCTTACCCTCCGGATGACTCTGCCCCCGGAGCTTTTTCAGCCCCGGGCGGTTGCCGAGATTATCCTTACCCACCCTGATAACGCTGGCGGTGTGCGTATCCACAGCCAATTCGTGAACATCCACGACAGCGACCGCCAGCAGATTGCGCGGCATGTGATGCGCTGGCAAATTCGCCAACGCAAAAAAGAATAA
- a CDS encoding agmatine deiminase family protein — translation MLTWPHPGTDWAAVLDQVEPVFIAIAEAVLRFEHLLISCEHVVRVQELEQTLNRFAREQGLPGRAVCVPAPANDTWARDHGPLAVQKDDGLTLLDFRFNAWGGKFPWEKDDALNRHLANAGAFGTTPLEAVDFILEGGSIESDGEGTLLTTSECLLTPTRNPAHDRAAIEQLLFDHLGADRVLWLNHGFLAGDDTDSHVDTLARFCSPDRICYVACDNPEDEHFGALSAMAEELREFRQRDGSPYQLTALPLPDPIYDDEGTRLPATYANFLIINGAVLLPIYGASQDEDAISIMADLFPDREIVPINCRALVLQHGSLHCVTMQIPEGVVAS, via the coding sequence ATGCTGACCTGGCCGCATCCGGGAACGGACTGGGCGGCTGTTCTCGACCAGGTTGAACCCGTCTTCATAGCGATTGCTGAAGCGGTGCTGCGTTTCGAGCATCTGCTGATCAGCTGCGAACATGTGGTTCGAGTCCAGGAACTGGAGCAGACTCTGAATCGCTTCGCCCGCGAACAGGGCCTGCCGGGACGGGCCGTGTGCGTTCCTGCCCCCGCCAACGATACCTGGGCCCGGGATCATGGCCCGCTGGCGGTGCAGAAGGACGATGGTTTGACCCTGCTGGACTTTCGCTTCAACGCCTGGGGCGGGAAATTCCCCTGGGAAAAAGACGACGCCCTCAATCGACACCTGGCCAATGCCGGCGCTTTTGGGACCACCCCCCTGGAAGCGGTGGATTTCATATTGGAGGGCGGCTCTATTGAATCCGATGGTGAAGGCACATTGCTCACCACCAGCGAATGCCTACTGACACCGACCCGTAATCCGGCCCACGATCGCGCTGCTATCGAACAGTTGTTATTCGACCATCTAGGTGCCGACCGAGTGCTCTGGCTCAACCACGGCTTCCTGGCTGGCGACGATACCGACAGCCACGTTGATACCCTGGCTCGGTTCTGCAGCCCGGACCGTATCTGTTACGTAGCCTGTGATAACCCGGAAGACGAGCATTTTGGCGCCCTATCAGCCATGGCCGAGGAGCTGCGGGAATTCCGCCAGCGCGACGGTTCGCCCTATCAGCTGACTGCCCTACCCCTGCCCGATCCGATTTATGACGACGAAGGCACCCGGCTTCCGGCCACCTACGCAAACTTTCTGATCATCAATGGCGCCGTGCTGCTGCCCATCTATGGCGCGTCACAGGATGAAGACGCCATTAGCATCATGGCGGACCTGTTCCCGGACCGGGAAATCGTGCCCATTAATTGTCGGGCGCTGGTCCTGCAGCATGGCAGTCTGCATTGCGTCACCATGCAAATTCCCGAAGGAGTTGTCGCCTCATGA
- a CDS encoding carbon-nitrogen hydrolase: MSSRHDSQLLNLAAIQQACSSDKAASLATTEKLVREAVANGANLVVLQELHATLYFCQTEDTDVFELAEPIPGPTSERLSSLAKELDVVLVGSIFERRMNGVYHNTAVVFESDGSLAGMYRKMHIPDDPGFYEKFYFTPGDAVFNDGRSGFTPIETSVGKLGVLVCWDQWYPEAARLMALAGAEILIYPTAIGWDVTDDPDEQARQLEAWVTVQRGHAVANNLPVVAPNRVGTEPDPSGQSDGIRFWGNSFVCGPQGEFLARADESSECILSVTIDRTRSESVRRIWPYLRDRRIDAYSDILKRVRD, encoded by the coding sequence ATGAGCAGCCGCCACGACAGTCAACTGTTGAACCTGGCCGCGATCCAGCAGGCATGCAGTTCCGATAAGGCAGCGAGTCTCGCTACTACCGAAAAACTGGTGCGCGAAGCCGTCGCTAATGGCGCCAACCTGGTTGTGCTACAAGAGCTTCACGCCACGCTCTATTTCTGCCAAACCGAAGATACCGATGTATTCGAGCTGGCCGAGCCGATTCCAGGCCCTACCAGCGAGCGCCTTTCCAGCCTGGCGAAGGAACTCGACGTCGTTCTGGTCGGCTCCATCTTCGAGCGACGGATGAATGGTGTCTACCACAACACCGCAGTGGTGTTTGAATCCGACGGTTCACTGGCGGGCATGTACCGGAAAATGCACATACCGGACGACCCGGGTTTTTACGAGAAGTTCTACTTCACCCCCGGCGATGCCGTATTCAACGATGGTCGCAGCGGCTTCACCCCAATTGAGACCTCTGTTGGCAAACTGGGCGTGCTGGTGTGCTGGGACCAGTGGTACCCCGAGGCTGCGCGCCTGATGGCGCTGGCCGGCGCCGAAATCCTTATTTACCCCACGGCCATTGGCTGGGACGTAACCGACGACCCAGACGAGCAGGCGCGTCAGCTTGAAGCCTGGGTGACGGTTCAGCGGGGCCACGCGGTCGCCAATAATCTGCCCGTGGTTGCCCCGAACCGGGTCGGCACCGAGCCGGATCCCTCCGGGCAATCGGATGGCATCCGTTTTTGGGGTAACAGCTTTGTCTGTGGCCCTCAGGGCGAATTCCTCGCCCGCGCCGACGAATCCAGCGAATGCATTCTGAGTGTCACCATCGACCGAACCCGAAGTGAATCGGTCCGCCGCATCTGGCCGTATCTGAGAGACCGTCGCATCGATGCGTACAGCGACATCCTCAAACGCGTAAGGGACTGA
- a CDS encoding AAA family ATPase, with protein MKKLIDTVVHELNQILLGKDQQVRLAMCGLLARGHLLIEDIPGMGKTTLSHALAKIMGLSYQRIQFTNDLLPADVLGYSMYDKEAGSLVFHPGPIFAQVVLADEINRASPRTQSALLEAMEERQVSIEGETRPLPQPFFVIATQNPIEQGGTFPLPESQLDRFLMRLRLGYPDPRAERELLEGEDRKVMTDRLQAMLPQAELAELQSAVSRVKTSPALLDYVQRLLEQSRRMPGLLYGLSPRAGLGLVRAAKAWALMEGRQHVLPDDIQTVFPSIAEHRLEQGESGKSAERVRQLLATVSVLE; from the coding sequence ATGAAGAAACTGATTGATACCGTTGTTCACGAGCTGAACCAGATACTGCTTGGCAAGGATCAGCAAGTGCGTCTGGCCATGTGCGGCCTGTTGGCTCGGGGCCACCTGCTGATCGAAGATATTCCCGGGATGGGTAAGACCACCCTCTCGCATGCGCTCGCTAAAATCATGGGTCTGAGCTATCAGCGCATTCAGTTCACCAATGACTTGTTGCCCGCCGACGTGCTGGGCTATTCCATGTACGACAAGGAAGCCGGCAGCCTGGTGTTCCACCCGGGTCCGATCTTTGCCCAGGTGGTGCTTGCGGACGAAATCAACCGGGCATCACCGCGCACCCAGAGCGCGCTGCTCGAAGCCATGGAGGAGCGCCAGGTTTCCATCGAGGGCGAGACACGCCCCCTGCCCCAGCCGTTTTTCGTCATTGCCACCCAGAATCCCATTGAACAGGGCGGCACCTTCCCGCTGCCCGAGTCGCAGCTTGACCGGTTTCTGATGCGCCTGCGCCTGGGGTACCCGGATCCGCGGGCGGAGCGGGAACTGCTGGAAGGCGAAGACCGCAAGGTAATGACCGACCGGCTCCAGGCCATGCTGCCGCAGGCGGAACTTGCAGAGCTGCAGAGTGCGGTCAGCCGGGTAAAAACCAGCCCTGCCCTGCTCGACTATGTCCAGCGCCTGCTGGAACAAAGCCGGCGCATGCCAGGACTGCTGTACGGTTTGTCTCCCCGCGCCGGCCTTGGCCTGGTGCGCGCCGCCAAGGCCTGGGCCCTGATGGAAGGCCGCCAACACGTGCTGCCCGACGACATCCAGACAGTGTTCCCATCAATTGCCGAACACCGCCTGGAACAGGGTGAATCCGGCAAGAGCGCCGAGCGGGTTCGACAACTTCTGGCGACCGTCTCTGTCCTTGAGTAA
- the trxB gene encoding thioredoxin-disulfide reductase, translated as MTDTKHSRLIILGSGPAGYTAAVYAARANLNPTLITGIEVGGQLTTTTDVDNWPGDNDGVQGPELMQRMLKHAERFETSIVYDTINEADLHSRPFRLKGDNGEYTCDSLIISTGASAMYLGLESEEKFKGQGVSACATCDGFFYKKQKVAVIGGGNTAVEEALYLSNIADEVTLVHRRDSLRAEKILQDKLFEKAENGNVKIVWDHTLDEVLGDATGVTGMRIKSTKDDSTQEIDLAGVFIAIGHKPNTDLFQGQLDMENGYIRIRSGLEGMATQSSIPGVFAAGDVADHVYRQAVTSAGFGCMAALDAEKFLDQQD; from the coding sequence ATGACCGATACCAAGCATTCCCGACTGATCATTCTTGGCTCTGGCCCTGCCGGATACACCGCGGCTGTATATGCAGCCCGAGCCAACCTGAACCCGACCCTGATTACCGGTATCGAAGTCGGCGGTCAGCTCACCACCACCACAGACGTGGACAACTGGCCCGGCGATAACGATGGTGTTCAGGGTCCGGAACTGATGCAGCGCATGCTCAAGCACGCTGAGCGCTTCGAGACCAGTATTGTCTATGACACCATCAATGAAGCCGACCTGCACAGCCGTCCGTTCCGCCTCAAGGGCGACAATGGTGAGTACACCTGCGATTCCCTGATCATTTCTACTGGCGCCTCCGCCATGTATCTGGGCCTTGAGTCGGAAGAGAAATTCAAAGGCCAGGGCGTATCGGCGTGCGCAACCTGCGACGGTTTCTTCTACAAGAAACAGAAAGTTGCGGTAATCGGCGGTGGTAACACGGCGGTCGAGGAAGCCCTTTACCTGTCCAACATCGCAGACGAAGTGACCCTGGTTCACCGTCGCGACAGCCTGCGCGCCGAGAAGATTCTCCAAGACAAGCTGTTCGAAAAAGCCGAGAACGGCAACGTGAAAATCGTCTGGGACCACACCCTGGATGAAGTGCTGGGCGACGCCACCGGTGTAACCGGCATGCGCATCAAGAGCACGAAAGACGATTCCACCCAGGAAATCGACCTGGCAGGGGTGTTCATCGCCATCGGCCACAAGCCCAACACCGACCTTTTCCAAGGCCAGCTGGATATGGAGAACGGTTACATCCGTATCCGCTCCGGTCTTGAGGGCATGGCAACCCAGAGCAGCATCCCCGGTGTGTTTGCTGCTGGCGACGTGGCCGACCACGTCTACCGTCAGGCAGTCACCTCGGCCGGCTTCGGCTGCATGGCCGCACTGGATGCCGAGAAATTCCTGGATCAGCAAGACTGA
- the aat gene encoding leucyl/phenylalanyl-tRNA--protein transferase yields the protein MTSLPWLDPDQLWFPPVDEALDDPDGLLALGGDLSTERLLLAYRNGIFPWYSDDQPILWWSPDPRCVLLPGDIHVSRSLRRTLNQGRFQVTADQAFGRVIRLCASTRAEGTWITEDMIASFSNLHRQGVAHSIEVWNQSGELAGGMYGLAIGQCFFGESMFSLETNASKVLMVHLAHQLQEWDYKIMDCQVESRHLLTMGARTISRSEFLSILRACVDRKPNQRDWKIRWQWSGPEA from the coding sequence ATGACCTCACTACCTTGGCTTGACCCGGACCAGCTCTGGTTCCCTCCTGTAGATGAAGCACTGGACGACCCCGACGGGCTGCTGGCTCTCGGCGGCGATCTGTCCACCGAACGACTCCTCCTTGCCTACCGGAATGGCATTTTCCCCTGGTACAGCGATGACCAGCCCATCCTCTGGTGGTCACCCGATCCACGCTGTGTATTGTTGCCCGGAGACATCCACGTATCCCGTAGCTTGCGTCGAACCCTGAATCAGGGTCGCTTTCAGGTAACCGCCGATCAGGCCTTCGGCCGGGTTATTCGCCTGTGTGCGAGCACACGGGCCGAGGGCACCTGGATTACCGAAGACATGATCGCCAGCTTCTCCAATCTACACCGGCAGGGTGTGGCCCACTCCATTGAAGTCTGGAACCAGTCCGGCGAACTGGCCGGCGGCATGTATGGGCTCGCGATCGGGCAGTGTTTTTTCGGGGAGTCCATGTTTTCACTGGAAACCAATGCCTCCAAGGTGTTGATGGTGCACCTGGCCCACCAACTTCAGGAATGGGATTACAAGATCATGGACTGCCAGGTGGAGAGCCGCCACCTGCTGACTATGGGCGCGCGAACTATTTCACGCAGCGAGTTTTTATCTATACTCAGGGCATGCGTTGATCGAAAACCGAATCAACGTGACTGGAAAATCCGCTGGCAATGGTCTGGGCCGGAGGCGTGA
- a CDS encoding arginyltransferase, whose product MSNLRTLVFFATPPHDCSYLPNREATTMFVDPRAHIDKKLYSQLTALGFRRSGSHYYRPHCENCNACIPVRLKVDDFEPDRNQKRVLRKNQDLEYSLVPARFNEHYYQLYARYIEERHKDGDMYPPSPEQFSSFLVEGATDSWFLEIRLNHELIGLAAIDLLDDGLSAIYTIFKPSLEHRSLGTFAILWQIQEAKRRGLPHLYLGYWIRECRKMNYKTRFRPIEALREGQWLPMEFN is encoded by the coding sequence ATGAGCAATCTTAGAACACTGGTGTTCTTCGCAACCCCACCTCACGATTGCAGCTACCTTCCAAATCGAGAAGCGACCACCATGTTCGTGGATCCGCGCGCTCACATCGACAAGAAACTGTACAGCCAGCTCACCGCTCTGGGTTTTCGTCGCAGCGGCTCACACTACTACCGTCCCCACTGCGAAAACTGTAACGCCTGCATTCCCGTTCGCCTGAAAGTGGATGACTTTGAGCCCGATCGGAACCAGAAGCGAGTACTGCGTAAGAACCAGGACCTGGAATACAGCCTGGTTCCGGCGCGGTTTAACGAGCACTATTACCAGCTGTATGCCCGTTACATCGAAGAGCGTCATAAGGACGGTGACATGTACCCGCCCTCCCCTGAACAGTTTTCTTCGTTCCTGGTGGAAGGTGCCACCGATTCCTGGTTCCTGGAGATTCGCCTGAACCATGAGTTGATTGGCCTGGCAGCGATTGATCTGCTCGACGACGGTCTTTCCGCCATCTATACCATTTTCAAACCCTCGCTTGAGCACCGAAGCCTCGGCACTTTCGCCATTTTGTGGCAAATCCAGGAGGCCAAACGACGAGGCCTGCCCCACCTGTACTTGGGCTACTGGATTCGGGAATGCCGGAAAATGAACTACAAAACCCGCTTCCGGCCCATTGAAGCCTTGCGGGAAGGGCAATGGCTGCCCATGGAGTTTAACTGA
- the infA gene encoding translation initiation factor IF-1: MAKSDVIEMEGVIIDTLPNTMFRVELSNGHVVTAHISGKMRKNYIRILTGDKVKVELTPYDLSKGRIVYRAR, encoded by the coding sequence ATGGCGAAATCAGATGTCATTGAAATGGAAGGCGTCATTATCGATACCCTTCCGAATACCATGTTCCGTGTTGAACTCAGCAACGGTCACGTGGTGACTGCTCACATCTCCGGAAAGATGCGCAAAAACTACATCCGCATCCTGACTGGCGACAAGGTCAAGGTTGAGCTGACTCCCTACGACCTGAGCAAGGGCCGCATTGTGTACCGCGCCCGTTAA
- the clpA gene encoding ATP-dependent Clp protease ATP-binding subunit ClpA, with translation MLSKDLEITLNTAFKSARDKRHEFMTVEHLLLALLDNDSAVGVLKACGADLQRLQEELMEFVDSTTPLIPSSDSERETQPTLGFQRVLQRAVFHVQSSGKKEVTGANVLVAIFSEQESQAVYVLKKQNIARIDVVNFVSHGISRVQGAEDQEGHDQAAPDETGEEGGHSKPLESYATNLNEQARQGRIDPLIGREHEVERVVQILVRRRKNNPLLVGEAGVGKTAIAEGLAKRIVDGQVPDIISDAVVYSLDLGALLAGTKYRGDFEKRLKGLLAELKKEQHAILFIDEIHTIIGAGSASGGVMDASNLLKPMLSSGEIRCIGSTTFQEFRGIFEKDSALARRFQKIDVNEPSVEDTYQILKGLKPNFEKHHDLKYTDKALRVAAELADRYITDRHLPDKAIDVIDEAGARQRLQPENKRKKSIDVTDIEDVVANIARIPPKNVSTSDKDLLRNLERDLKMVVFGQDPAIESLSTAIKLARAGLKAPEKPEGAFLFAGPTGVGKTEVTKQLAKVLGIELVRFDMSEYMERHTVSRLIGAPPGYVGYDQGGLLTESVSKHPHCVLLLDEIEKAHPEVFNLLLQVMDHGTLTDNNGRKADFRHVILVMTTNAGAESMARRSIGFNEQDHSTDGMEIISKTFTPEFRNRLDGIIQFADLQKETITHVVDKFLTELQAQLDEKHVVLHVDEDAKVWLAEKGYDVTMGARPMSRLIQDKIKRPLAEQILFGRLSEKGGDVFIHLRDDELVFDYEDEPAEAV, from the coding sequence ATGCTGAGTAAAGATCTAGAAATTACGCTGAATACGGCTTTCAAGAGTGCGCGCGACAAGCGTCATGAATTCATGACCGTCGAGCACTTGTTGTTGGCTTTGTTAGATAACGATTCGGCGGTGGGCGTACTGAAAGCGTGTGGGGCAGATCTCCAGCGTCTTCAGGAAGAACTTATGGAATTCGTTGACTCAACAACACCGCTCATTCCGAGCAGTGACAGTGAGCGCGAAACCCAGCCTACCCTCGGATTCCAGCGCGTGTTGCAACGGGCTGTATTTCATGTCCAGTCTTCTGGCAAGAAAGAAGTGACTGGTGCCAACGTGTTGGTTGCTATCTTCAGTGAGCAGGAGAGCCAAGCGGTCTACGTTCTGAAGAAGCAGAATATTGCTCGCATTGATGTGGTCAATTTCGTGTCCCACGGCATCTCCAGGGTGCAGGGTGCGGAAGATCAGGAGGGCCATGATCAGGCCGCTCCGGATGAAACCGGTGAAGAAGGTGGGCATTCCAAGCCTCTGGAAAGCTATGCCACCAACCTTAATGAGCAAGCTCGCCAGGGGCGGATTGATCCGCTGATCGGGCGAGAACACGAGGTTGAGCGTGTCGTGCAGATTCTGGTTCGGCGCCGGAAGAATAACCCGCTGTTGGTGGGTGAGGCCGGGGTTGGCAAGACTGCGATTGCCGAAGGTTTGGCTAAGCGCATCGTCGATGGCCAGGTACCGGATATCATCTCCGACGCGGTGGTCTATTCACTGGATCTCGGCGCACTGCTGGCCGGCACCAAGTACCGGGGCGATTTTGAGAAGCGCCTGAAGGGCTTGTTGGCTGAACTGAAAAAAGAGCAGCACGCGATCCTGTTCATCGATGAAATCCACACCATCATCGGGGCTGGTTCAGCGTCCGGTGGCGTGATGGACGCCTCCAACCTGCTGAAGCCCATGCTGAGCTCTGGTGAGATTCGTTGCATCGGTTCGACAACGTTCCAGGAATTCCGTGGGATTTTTGAGAAGGACAGCGCCTTGGCGCGTCGTTTCCAGAAAATCGACGTGAATGAGCCGAGCGTTGAAGACACTTATCAGATCCTGAAGGGGCTGAAGCCTAACTTCGAGAAGCATCACGATCTGAAGTACACCGACAAAGCCCTGCGGGTTGCGGCTGAACTGGCTGACCGTTACATCACTGATCGTCATCTGCCTGACAAGGCCATTGACGTCATTGATGAGGCGGGGGCGCGCCAGCGTCTGCAGCCGGAAAACAAGCGCAAGAAGTCCATTGATGTAACCGACATCGAAGATGTGGTGGCTAACATCGCGCGGATTCCGCCGAAGAACGTGTCCACCAGCGACAAGGATCTGCTCCGCAACCTGGAGCGTGACCTGAAAATGGTTGTCTTTGGCCAGGATCCGGCCATTGAATCCCTGTCCACGGCCATCAAACTGGCGCGCGCTGGGTTGAAAGCGCCGGAGAAACCGGAAGGGGCATTCCTGTTTGCCGGTCCGACTGGTGTTGGTAAAACCGAAGTCACCAAACAGTTGGCGAAAGTGCTGGGCATTGAGTTGGTTCGATTCGATATGTCCGAATATATGGAGCGGCATACAGTGTCACGCCTGATTGGTGCGCCTCCGGGGTACGTAGGTTACGACCAGGGTGGTCTGCTGACCGAATCGGTCAGCAAGCATCCGCACTGCGTACTGCTGCTGGATGAGATCGAAAAGGCCCACCCGGAAGTGTTCAACCTGCTACTGCAGGTGATGGACCACGGGACCCTGACTGACAACAACGGCCGCAAGGCGGACTTTCGTCATGTGATCCTGGTGATGACAACGAACGCGGGGGCAGAAAGCATGGCTCGCCGTTCCATCGGCTTCAATGAGCAGGATCACAGCACCGACGGTATGGAGATTATTAGCAAGACCTTCACGCCGGAGTTCCGCAACCGTCTGGATGGCATCATCCAGTTTGCCGATCTGCAGAAGGAGACCATCACTCATGTGGTCGACAAGTTCCTCACCGAGCTGCAGGCGCAGTTGGATGAGAAGCATGTTGTCCTGCATGTGGATGAGGACGCCAAGGTGTGGCTGGCAGAGAAAGGTTATGACGTCACCATGGGGGCACGGCCGATGTCCCGCTTGATTCAGGACAAGATCAAGCGACCGCTGGCCGAGCAGATCCTGTTTGGGCGCCTTTCCGAGAAGGGCGGGGATGTGTTCATCCATCTGCGCGATGATGAACTCGTCTTTGATTATGAGGACGAGCCCGCAGAGGCGGTTTAA
- the clpS gene encoding ATP-dependent Clp protease adapter ClpS codes for MRTIEDSLLVFNQGEDEQPGRQDDLSVAPEKPALKRPARFRVVLLNDDYTPMDFVVDVLMKFFGMNEEKATQVMLLVHTQGKAVCGVYTRDIAETKAAQVNQYSSECEHPLLCEIERAD; via the coding sequence ATGCGGACTATCGAAGATTCTCTACTAGTATTTAATCAGGGGGAGGACGAACAACCGGGACGCCAAGACGATCTCAGTGTTGCGCCCGAAAAACCTGCCCTGAAGCGCCCGGCGCGATTTCGCGTAGTGCTTCTGAATGACGATTACACGCCTATGGATTTCGTTGTGGACGTGTTGATGAAGTTCTTCGGCATGAACGAAGAGAAGGCGACGCAGGTGATGCTGCTCGTCCATACGCAAGGAAAGGCCGTATGTGGGGTGTATACCCGAGACATCGCAGAGACGAAGGCAGCACAGGTGAACCAGTATTCCTCGGAATGCGAACATCCGCTGCTTTGCGAGATTGAACGTGCGGACTGA